Proteins co-encoded in one Xiphophorus hellerii strain 12219 chromosome 10, Xiphophorus_hellerii-4.1, whole genome shotgun sequence genomic window:
- the LOC116726728 gene encoding gap junction gamma-1 protein-like, which yields MSWSFLTRLLEEIHNHSTFVGKIWLTVLLVFRIVLTAVGGESIYYDEQSKFVCNSGQPGCENVCYDAFAPLSHVRFWVFQTILVAAPSLMYLGYAVNKIARAEEQADTGRVRRFPRNKLKKRYLGSRKQHRGVEEAEDDDEEDPMIYEVTEAEDDGSLAVKGDGNERQVKDKVRHDGRQRIKEDGLMRIYVFQLLARSILEVGFLCGQYVLYGFAVPSRYVCSDLPCPHSVDCFVSRPTEKTIFLLIMYAVSMLCLVLNLWEMLHLGIGTICEIARSRQLQLRDDKLYGLTKRNKAVNEAGLCDDHSSSPFTWKEPSAPPGYNIAVKPLLVSKGNHIPPLPITDLTHSKIACQQNHVNIAQEERQQYVNNDENLCRAGRGDGPRSTQKDVGQAQKKLNANNKTYSQLQGHSNNNSKPNHERKHRQMSRHAAGKAETNRGSSGTSSSGKYGVIKSSEWI from the coding sequence ATGAGCTGGAGCTTCCTGACGCGCTTGCTGGAGGAAATTCACAATCACTCCACGTTTGTGGGCAAGATCTGGCTCACCGTCCTCCTCGTCTTCCGCATCGTCTTGACAGCCGTGGGAGGCGAGTCGATCTACTACGATGAGCAGAGCAAGTTTGTCTGCAACTCAGGCCAGCCGGGCTGCGAGAACGTTTGCTACGACGCTTTCGCTCCTCTGTCCCACGTTCGCTTCTGGGTTTTCCAAACCATCCTGGTGGCTGCACCGTCCCTCATGTATCTTGGCTACGCTGTGAACAAAATTGCTCGGGCAGAAGAGCAGGCAGACACGGGGAGAGTGAGGAGATTTCCACGAAACAAACTCAAGAAGCGCTACCTGGGAAGCAGAAAGCAGCACAGGGGCGTGGAAGAGGCTGAGGATGACGACGAGGAAGACCCAATGATCTACGAAGTGACGGAGGCGGAGGATGATGGGAGTCTAGCTGTGAAGGGAGACGGTAATGAGAGACAAGTGAAAGATAAGGTTCGCCATGATGGTCGTCAGCGGATAAAAGAAGATGGGTTGATGCGCATTTATGTCTTCCAGCTGTTGGCGCGTTCCATCCTGGAGGTGGGCTTCCTCTGTGGACAGTATGTGCTGTACGGATTTGCTGTGCCTTCCAGATACGTTTGCTCCGACCTGCCCTGTCCGCACAGCGTGGACTGCTTCGTGTCGCGGCCCACGGAGAAAAccatcttcctcctcatcatGTACGCCGTCTCTATGCTCTGCCTGGTGCTCAATTTATGGGAGATGCTTCACCTGGGCATTGGCACCATCTGTGAAATAGCCCGTTCCCGCCAACTGCAGCTGCGTGACGACAAGCTGTACGGACTCACAAAGAGGAATAAAGCAGTGAATGAGGCGGGGTTGTGCGACGACCACAGCAGCTCCCCTTTCACCTGGAAAGAACCGTCAGCCCCTCCAGGATACAACATTGCCGTCAAACCTCTTCTGGTGTCTAAGGGGAACCACATCCCACCTCTTCCTATCACCGATCTCACCCACTCCAAGATCGCGTGCCAACAGAACCACGTGAACATCGCCCAGGAGGAGCGTCAGCAGTACGTCAACAACGACGAGAACCTGTGCAGGGCTGGCAGGGGCGACGGTCCCAGAAGTACCCAAAAAGACGTGGGCCAGGCGCAGAAGAAGCTGAATGCGAACAACAAGACCTACAGCCAGCTGCAGGGCCACAGtaacaacaacagcaaaccCAACCATGAACGTAAACACCGGCAGATGTCCCGGCACGCCGCTGGAAAGGCCGAGACCAACAGGGGCAGCAGCGGCACAAGCAGCAGCGGCAAATATGGAGTGATAAAGAGTTCTGAGTGGAtctga
- the dbf4b gene encoding protein DBF4 homolog B isoform X1, whose protein sequence is MQPQQSAKERGLLGRLCAGDKKLEGKTFYLDNVKKRSTTLLLEAIPLLGGKVESFLHKDVTFVVTGNQESLKEDKKGEEKGTNEGSQHLMKKPDNCLSKDKQPPVNPRLGACGSRGKALLEKAMCNNERQQRSSVLSNARSWGVKILYVDDVLLYLKHLSRESFSAKPKRPEKTSTKQSVPTVKATALRTPYLKIEDSNRKYKPLHMQSVAFPSLYFLGRFSPFESPPPPLFGQGNDKKRENKVENNSKEKSPTQLSCNPSPWRPRRKDASYCECCHETFANLEEHLQSDAHRSFVLDPSNYKSVDQIVAEMLPGFDPNPPQQPEQSRALTPLPVDELELCTDAEVEDAVQDLKRDNSNQADLKFTSRNVSSDPTDNHSAHVQSEASSPTMPVLTIEPLDQQLDTSCPDAPCLLPDPYSLPPVLSPQVPLSHSIMDPHSPYPEPPVLSPQQFNSEETHGLQTYGSALPLPSLLPVFSDGLEEEKGLKIPTRPLSRQSSFPRLSAAVPNPRKRCRSASPEHRSSKRRKNGCFLLKPQTDNMANAVDRLSFDPVQRCFPETLSSFSVSAAQNFTPTLFQMDSATPVVISNRDSECSHPHSTSECIEPALIPDLAMCAVESSDSDWDCGLLSAPAPPASGGLDKELLHRPCPWMHDSSYESHLHTVLQPPAPLCGEDVDPATFSRTVVQIVEVQH, encoded by the exons ATGCAGCCTCAGCAGTCTGCAAAGGAGCGAGGGCTTCTCGGCCGACTCTGTGCTGGAGACAAGAAACTGGAGGGGAAGACCTTCTACCTCGACAATGTGAAGAAACGCTCAACCACCTTGCTGCTGGAGGCCATTCCTCTGTTAGGAGGG AAGGTTGAGAGCTTCCTGCATAAAGATGTCACCTTTGTTGTGACTGGAAACCAGGAGAGTCTAAAAGAGGACAAGAAAGGTGAAGAAAAAGGGACAAACGAAGGAAGCCAGCATCTTATGAAGAAGCCGGATAATTGCCTCAGCAAAGACAAACAGCCACCAGTGAATCCTCGACTGGGG GCTTGTGGCAGCCGAGGGAAGGCTCTTCTTGAAAAAGCTATGTGCAACAAC GAGCGGCAGCAGAGGAGCAGCGTGTTGTCCAATGCGCGGTCATGGGGGGTCAAGATATTGTATGTGGACG ATGTCCTTTTATATCTGAAGCATTTGAGTCGAGAGAGCTTCAGCGCTAAACCCAAAAGGCCTGAA AAGACATCCACCAAACAAAGTGTGCCTACTGTCAAAG CTACTGCTTTACGAACTCCGTATCTTAAAATTGAAGACTCAAACCG GAAGTACAAGCCTCTGCACATGCAGTCTGTGGCTTTTCCTTCTCTGTACTTCTTGGGTCGATTCAGTCCCTTCgaatctcctcctcctcctctattTGGGCAAGGAAACGATAAAAAGAG ggaaaataaagttgaaaacaaCTCAAAGGAAAAATCTCCGACCCAGCTGAGCTGCAACCCGTCTCCTTGGCGGCCGCGCAGAAAAGACGCTTCCTACTGCGAATGTTGTCATGAAACGTTTGCGAATCTGGAGGAG CATTTACAGTCGGATGCGCACCGTTCGTTTGTGCTTGACCCTTCGAACTACAAATCCGTGGATCAGATTGTGGCTGAGATGCTTCCAGGATTCGACCCAAACCCACCTCAGCAACCAGAACAAAG taGAGCGCTGACTCCACTGCCTGTTGATGAACTAGAACTTTGTACTGATGCTGAAGTGGAGGACGCTGTTCAGGACCTCAAAAGAGACAATTCTAACCaagcagatttaaaatttacaagCCGAAACGTTTCTTCTGACCCGACTGACAACCACTCCGCTCACGTTCAGTCTGAGGCGTCCAGCCCAACGATGCCTGTCCTCACCATTGAACCTCTGGACCAACAGCTGGATACTTCCTGTCCGGACGCTCCATGTCTCCTCCCAGATCCGTACTCCCTGCCGCCGGTTCTCAGCCCACAGGTTCCCCTCTCCCACAGCATCATGGATCCACACAGCCCATACCCAGAACCCCCCGTTCTCAGTCCTCAGCAGTTTAACTCAGAGGAAACCCATGGATTACAGACTTATGGGTCAGCACTTCCACTGCCTTCGTTACTACCTGTGTTTTCAGATGgtttggaggaagaaaaggGTCTAAAGATTCCCACTCGGCCTTTGAGTAGACAGAGTTCATTCCCTCGATTGTCTGCCGCGGTACCAAACCCCAGGAagcgctgcaggtcggcgagccCTGAACACAGGAGCAGCAAGAGGAGGAAGAACGGATGCTTCCTGTTGAAACCACAAACTGACAACATGGCGAACGCTGTGGATCGCTTATCATTTGATCCAGTACAGCGATGTTTCCCTGAGACGCTCAGCTCGTTTTCCGTCTCTGCCGCTCAGAATTTCACTCCAACTCTGTTTCAAATGGATTCAGCAACTCCAGTTGTGATCTCAAATCGAGACTCTGAGTGTTCGCATCCACACTCGACCTCTGAGTGCATCGAGCCGGCGCTCATCCCAGACCTGGCAATGTGCGCCGTGGAGTCGTCAGACTCCGACTGGGACTGCGGCCTTCTGTCGGCGCCGGCACCGCCGGCGAGCGGCGGGCTCGACAAGGAGCTGCTCCACCGGCCGTGTCCCTGGATGCACGACAGCAGCTACGAGTCGCATCTGCACACAGTCCTGCAGCCGCCGGCGCCGCTGTGCGGCGAGGACGTCGACCCGGCGACGTTTTCCAGAACTGTGGTGCAGATTGTTGAGGTTCAGCACTGA
- the dbf4b gene encoding protein DBF4 homolog B isoform X2, with the protein MQPQQSAKERGLLGRLCAGDKKLEGKTFYLDNVKKRSTTLLLEAIPLLGGKVESFLHKDVTFVVTGNQESLKEDKKGEEKGTNEGSQHLMKKPDNCLSKDKQPPVNPRLGACGSRGKALLEKAMCNNERQQRSSVLSNARSWGVKILYVDDVLLYLKHLSRESFSAKPKRPEKTSTKQSVPTVKATALRTPYLKIEDSNRKYKPLHMQSVAFPSLYFLGRFSPFESPPPPLFGQGNDKKRENKVENNSKEKSPTQLSCNPSPWRPRRKDASYCECCHETFANLEEHLQSDAHRSFVLDPSNYKSVDQIVAEMLPGFDPNPPQQPEQRALTPLPVDELELCTDAEVEDAVQDLKRDNSNQADLKFTSRNVSSDPTDNHSAHVQSEASSPTMPVLTIEPLDQQLDTSCPDAPCLLPDPYSLPPVLSPQVPLSHSIMDPHSPYPEPPVLSPQQFNSEETHGLQTYGSALPLPSLLPVFSDGLEEEKGLKIPTRPLSRQSSFPRLSAAVPNPRKRCRSASPEHRSSKRRKNGCFLLKPQTDNMANAVDRLSFDPVQRCFPETLSSFSVSAAQNFTPTLFQMDSATPVVISNRDSECSHPHSTSECIEPALIPDLAMCAVESSDSDWDCGLLSAPAPPASGGLDKELLHRPCPWMHDSSYESHLHTVLQPPAPLCGEDVDPATFSRTVVQIVEVQH; encoded by the exons ATGCAGCCTCAGCAGTCTGCAAAGGAGCGAGGGCTTCTCGGCCGACTCTGTGCTGGAGACAAGAAACTGGAGGGGAAGACCTTCTACCTCGACAATGTGAAGAAACGCTCAACCACCTTGCTGCTGGAGGCCATTCCTCTGTTAGGAGGG AAGGTTGAGAGCTTCCTGCATAAAGATGTCACCTTTGTTGTGACTGGAAACCAGGAGAGTCTAAAAGAGGACAAGAAAGGTGAAGAAAAAGGGACAAACGAAGGAAGCCAGCATCTTATGAAGAAGCCGGATAATTGCCTCAGCAAAGACAAACAGCCACCAGTGAATCCTCGACTGGGG GCTTGTGGCAGCCGAGGGAAGGCTCTTCTTGAAAAAGCTATGTGCAACAAC GAGCGGCAGCAGAGGAGCAGCGTGTTGTCCAATGCGCGGTCATGGGGGGTCAAGATATTGTATGTGGACG ATGTCCTTTTATATCTGAAGCATTTGAGTCGAGAGAGCTTCAGCGCTAAACCCAAAAGGCCTGAA AAGACATCCACCAAACAAAGTGTGCCTACTGTCAAAG CTACTGCTTTACGAACTCCGTATCTTAAAATTGAAGACTCAAACCG GAAGTACAAGCCTCTGCACATGCAGTCTGTGGCTTTTCCTTCTCTGTACTTCTTGGGTCGATTCAGTCCCTTCgaatctcctcctcctcctctattTGGGCAAGGAAACGATAAAAAGAG ggaaaataaagttgaaaacaaCTCAAAGGAAAAATCTCCGACCCAGCTGAGCTGCAACCCGTCTCCTTGGCGGCCGCGCAGAAAAGACGCTTCCTACTGCGAATGTTGTCATGAAACGTTTGCGAATCTGGAGGAG CATTTACAGTCGGATGCGCACCGTTCGTTTGTGCTTGACCCTTCGAACTACAAATCCGTGGATCAGATTGTGGCTGAGATGCTTCCAGGATTCGACCCAAACCCACCTCAGCAACCAGAACAAAG AGCGCTGACTCCACTGCCTGTTGATGAACTAGAACTTTGTACTGATGCTGAAGTGGAGGACGCTGTTCAGGACCTCAAAAGAGACAATTCTAACCaagcagatttaaaatttacaagCCGAAACGTTTCTTCTGACCCGACTGACAACCACTCCGCTCACGTTCAGTCTGAGGCGTCCAGCCCAACGATGCCTGTCCTCACCATTGAACCTCTGGACCAACAGCTGGATACTTCCTGTCCGGACGCTCCATGTCTCCTCCCAGATCCGTACTCCCTGCCGCCGGTTCTCAGCCCACAGGTTCCCCTCTCCCACAGCATCATGGATCCACACAGCCCATACCCAGAACCCCCCGTTCTCAGTCCTCAGCAGTTTAACTCAGAGGAAACCCATGGATTACAGACTTATGGGTCAGCACTTCCACTGCCTTCGTTACTACCTGTGTTTTCAGATGgtttggaggaagaaaaggGTCTAAAGATTCCCACTCGGCCTTTGAGTAGACAGAGTTCATTCCCTCGATTGTCTGCCGCGGTACCAAACCCCAGGAagcgctgcaggtcggcgagccCTGAACACAGGAGCAGCAAGAGGAGGAAGAACGGATGCTTCCTGTTGAAACCACAAACTGACAACATGGCGAACGCTGTGGATCGCTTATCATTTGATCCAGTACAGCGATGTTTCCCTGAGACGCTCAGCTCGTTTTCCGTCTCTGCCGCTCAGAATTTCACTCCAACTCTGTTTCAAATGGATTCAGCAACTCCAGTTGTGATCTCAAATCGAGACTCTGAGTGTTCGCATCCACACTCGACCTCTGAGTGCATCGAGCCGGCGCTCATCCCAGACCTGGCAATGTGCGCCGTGGAGTCGTCAGACTCCGACTGGGACTGCGGCCTTCTGTCGGCGCCGGCACCGCCGGCGAGCGGCGGGCTCGACAAGGAGCTGCTCCACCGGCCGTGTCCCTGGATGCACGACAGCAGCTACGAGTCGCATCTGCACACAGTCCTGCAGCCGCCGGCGCCGCTGTGCGGCGAGGACGTCGACCCGGCGACGTTTTCCAGAACTGTGGTGCAGATTGTTGAGGTTCAGCACTGA